ACACCTGCTTTGTTATTGGATATAGCGATGGGTCCACAAAGGGCTCCAGATTCTCCTCCAGTGGCGTCAAAGATTCAAATGCCAACATTGGATTCTataaaaaatcagaaaaaaaagaagaaaataaatgggGGCCACTTTGTAGTGTTCAAGGTATAAAGAAATGCAGGGGATTAATATCCCGTTCGTGTCCAATTCCCTTATCGCCTCCTTCCCACTACGCCTTTCCGCCGAAGAGGGCGAGAACGAGGCCGACCACAATGAGGAGGAAGGAGGCGGTGGTGGTGTGGCGTCCCATCCCGGGCCTCGGAGATGCGCCGAGGAGGTTCCCCCCTCCTCGTGCAGTATTCGCGTCCGTCTCCAACGGCGGCGACGGTGGCGTCGCCTCGGGTGTGAGGGATAGGGAGAAGGACAAGGAGGACGGGAGGGAGAGGGAGGCGTTCCCGTCCCCGGAGCAACTTCTGCGGCATCCTCTGGCGCTGCTGGCGCTGGTTCCCGATGGGGCGGCTCTCTTCACGGCCGGGGCCATTGCCGGTGCCGCTGCCAAGACCCTCACCGCGCCTCTCGACCGTGCCAAGCTCCTCATGCAGGCATGCCCTGTACCTCCCTTTTTATCGTCTTCATTAACTCTGTTTCCTGTACAGGACGAAAAAAAATTTCAGTTCACTAACTTGGTTCTTAAACTCGTTTCTTGCTTGCCCCCCTCACGAACCACCCAATTTTGCAAGTATGATTGGGTAATGCTAAATTTCTAACTAGTCGAACCGGATAAGAGTGCTACAGTCTGCTATTTctgtttctgctttaattatattGAAATCGTGGAGTCTTGGTTAAGAGGAAATGCCTCTAACTCCGATGATTTTATTGTTTCTTTTGTTCTATTGGGTCATAATCAGCTTCTAAGTAAACCTTGCCAATTTGCTTGCAGACTCATGGGTTGCGGGCTGTTGAGCGGACTGGAAAGAAGGCGATTGGTTTCATTGATGTAAAGGCTTCTGTCCTAGCTTCTTCAAATTTTGCAATAACGTCCTGCTTCTGTTTTGTtttcatgtctttttttttttctgaatagtCATGTATTCTTTCATGTTTAATTGTCTTCATGAATGCAAATTAGGACGGTGTTCTATTAGGTCCAATTTGCTTGCAGAAGATATTTCTCATAGAGAGTCAAGTATTAATAAGATTGTTGTCTTCAGAAATTAAATCTGACCAAAATCTTCGGAAACTATCAATGTGCCGTTCTAACTATTGAAGGGAGAGTTATGAAAATCATGATGATGACAATCCAGAATTGTAGGAATTTATGAAGCGAAAGAGATGAGAGTCTGAAGCTTGAATGAAATTGCTGTTCAGATTAATCCAGTTGAAAGGCTGGGGTTGATGTTATAGTTTGGTTTCTGAAATTGTTTCTAGGATTGTGGAAGATGTAAGAGTTTCAAGTCCATGGATAATTCCATCAAGGTtacaattttttttgttattttccaTCTCAGGACAGTTGTGGGTATTTGGGCTTCAGTATGTAGGATCAAGATTTTAGTGCTAGTTATTGGAGAAACTGGAATAAAGAATGAATTTATGATCTTGGGATCGAGGTTTATACTGATGAAGGATTGTCCTGCGAAAGAGGAACTTGCAAATGCTAGAGATTACTTCATTACTAATTTTGGACTACTTAATTACTATTTGTTGGATGAATATGGTcatattagaaaaatatcataaaagtTCCCTAGCCTTCTCTGAATGGTTTCACTGACattattttttgatcaaaacttataAATGGTCAGTTGGGATTGATCCACACATGATATTGTACCTAAAAGGGCATATCTGACCTTGATTTAGTGTCTATCCACCATTAGAATCCTGATATGTTGAACTTTGAGTTTCTCTTATATCCAATCTGGCCTCAATATTGTTGGCAGTTGAAATGCTAGAGAGGCAGAGGCAGAAAgagggaaagaagaaaagaagatgcaCCGGGCAGTAGTTTCAGCAACGGCTATGAAGCAAAGGGTAAGAGGATTGGGGAAGAGGGGAATAGGAGATGATCCACTGTTGGTGTTAGTCAACGACAGAGAGATAAAGGAAGAGTACAGATCTTAAATGGATAGTACTCCGGTTAATACAAATCAAGTTTGTTTCTCCTATTTAGACCAGGAGTTGCTGTAAATCTCTTATATCTGGTTCAGGCTTATCCATGCTAGCCCGACCTAGTTTAGGTATTATGTAACCTCATCTTGACTTAGATTGTTTAAGCTACTTTTATTTTGTCTAGAACCATTCAATCTATCCCCATCCAGGCTAGGATTGACCAAATGACATCAAGAACCTGTTTATCTAGCATACCATATGGGTTGATAACTTGATATAATGGTGGCTTGCAAGTCCATACGAATGTCTTTGATATGGATATATCATAACAGAACCAGGGAAGACCATTAATTGGAAGTGTTACAACTTACATGCCAATCATGCCATATCCAGTTATGGATTGTACAATTTAATTGGGTTGAGAACTGATAGTTGTTCAGAAATTTTATCAACATCAGGCCTAATTAGATTGGTGATGAACCAGAACAAAGGTTCATCTTATTCATTGATGGGCCTTGATCATAAATAGTTCATGCTGCTTTATGTTTATTGTTTGTAATTTGGATACCTTTCTTTAGTCACATGTCATCTTTAGCATACTTCTAATGACCTGTCTggcatgcatgtatatatatatatatatatatatatatacacacacacgtgtgtgtttgtgtgtgtgtgtgtgtgtgtgtatgtgcatgtgtgtatatatatatacgtatgatACTGGTTCCAATGGTTAAGTTTTTGCAATGAACAAAGAAAAATAGTAAGATATAGTCAAGTTTCTTTAGCAGGAGGATCTTGGATGTAGTGGACATGCAAAAGTTTAATTTGAAACGTCCATAAGGAGCTATCTATTGTTGTATGAATGTAGAGAGACATTAACCTAGAGTAAAGTATATCTGCATATATTCCCCGTAAAGAATGCAAAACATAATATAATAGGATATCAATGTTGTTTTAGACTGTTTTGTAATTAGCAGATCAAAATCAAGTGACAAGTCATTGATTTTCATTGTCTAGGCTTACTGTCTAATTGGCAGGTAATGCGACGTAGAAACAATTCAGATTAGGAGTTCAGAGGAGTGAAAGACAGTGAGACTTGGTCAGAAGTAATACAAAGTGAATATAATGGCCATTAGTTTGTCTAGTGTAGGTACTGATAAAGCTGAACACTGGAAGAGGATTCATGTAGCTGACCTGAGGAGTTGGGATGCCaagttctttttattatttctgtTTGAGGCAATCTACTTTCATTTCTTCATTTGACTTTTGTTTTATTggtttaggaagatgttcctgccATGTATGATGTAGTTTATTATTGTTTTCtagttcatttttttcttgttcgATCCGTCGTACCCTAAAAACATATTTGTATGCAGTGGTCTCAGGAGCATAGAATTACATGTTTATGCTAATGCTTGATCTTATCATTCATTGCTTTCAGGCTATAACATTGATAGGGAAGGAAGATGGGATTAAAGGCTACTGGAAAGGGAATTTACCCCAGGTGCCTTGCATTTGCTACCTGTCATGCTGCAGATCAAAAGTTTGTCCATTGAGTTTTCCAGTTTCTAAATGAGTCTTAAATGATTACAGGTGATACGAATAATTCCATATAGCGCAGTTCAACTCTTTTCTTATGAACTTTACAAGGTAGGGGAACTTCATTTTTTTTGTTGCTGTCTTGCATGGTTGTTTTTTGTCTGTTACATAACATTGAAATGGAGTTCTTGATCTTTCACATGCCATTTATGTTTTCCATTTGATTGTAGAAACTCTTTAGTAAAAAGGATGGGGAACTTTCCATTGTAGGGAGGCTTGCAGCAGGGGCTTGTGCTGGAATGACATCCACACTAGTGAGTTTTTACAGAATCAAATCATGTGCTTGTTTGCTTAAGTGTTTCCTTCATGGTGGCTGTTCTTGTTTTAAGTAATACATGTTTCCACTTAGGACATGATTAGATCAGTTATCCTTTTGCAAAATGCATGTTTGTTAAGAGTAATGCTAGTTTATTGTgaacttaatttattttttaataggtaACATATCCATTGGATGTCCTAAGGCTAAGGCTTGCAGTTGAACCTGGTTGTAGAACAATGTCCCAGGTAAACTTTGTTATACTTGGTACTTACTTTTGGTTTTTAGAAATATGATACAAATTATTTATCTTTCAGGTTGCTCTTAATATGCTAAGAGATGAAGGGCTAGCATCGTTTTACAGTGGTCTTGGTCCTTCTCTTATTGGGATAGCGCCATATATTGCCGTTAACTTCTGTGTGTTTGACTTGTGAGGTTACTCAATTCATTTCTCTTGGTAGCTTAGTGAGAAACATCTTGAATCAGAATCCTATTGACATGGTTTTCTTTTATATACAATTGGTAGGGTGAAGAAGTCACTCCCAGAAAAGTACCAAAAGAGGCCGGAAACATCTCTTGCAACTGCACTGGTCTCGGCAACAATTGCTACACTTATGTGCTACCCTCTGGATACTGTGAGAAGACAGATGCAGATGAAAGGTTCACCTTACAATACTATTTTCGATGCCTTCCCAGGTAATAGCATGTTCTCAATCACTGTATTTGATTGATGATCAATGACTAGTCATTATATCTGTTTATCATTCTGTGTGCACCTTAACTCGATATCATGGGAAACCTATATATATTCGGCATAGCGTTTCATTTGTGATATCTCTAATCTTGGCCCCATAGGAGATAAGGATAGTAAGCAAATGATTAGGAGTGTTTGCTTAtgtagagattttgatgattgataACAACAATTCTGACAAGCGAAAAGAAAGCCCAAAACAGATCATGTTACTCGTTAGAAGTTTGAACCTTAGCAGTCTTGTGCACAAACATAATAAAGTGTCTAAATGAAACTGCCAAAAATCTTTTACTACAAGAAGGGTGCCACTCAACGTAAACTATCGTATGGTTATGCTCTTACCAAACTGAAGCCATGTCTGattattcttttgttgttttattGCCTGGCCTCTATAAAGATATCAATGACAATCATCAAGTTGCTTCATGCAGTCATGCATGAACTGCTCAAAGTGGTCATCTTTTGAATTGCTTTCCTGTTTCTCAATGgcaaaattttcaaacaaatttacCTTATAATAATTGCGTTGTCTATGCAAGCTCAGGTATCGTGGAGCGTGATGGCTTCTTCGGCTTATATCGAGGTTTTGTGCCCAATACATTGAAAAATCTGCCAAACAGCAGGTTGGCCTTTTCATCCATATTCGTTAAGCTGTTTAGATTCTCCTGTGATGCGGATAGCATGATCAATTTTAGTTTACAATTTGGTCATCCTTCTGCTCATAAAGGCGTCAATTGTCTGCAGCATTAGGCTTACAACCTTTGACATGGTCAAGAGCCTAATATCATCTGGGCGGAAGGAACTTGAGAGAATTAGTGCTGGGAACAAGGTGAAATTGGTTAGCTAATTCATGGTTCGTCACCACCTCTGTTTATAGTGAACCAAATTTTGTGGATGATATTGTCTTTATGATAATAATTTAACTTCAAATGACTGTAGGAGCATCTAATCGGTTGTGCAGAAGCAAAAGAGGGCAAGATATAATTCCTATCCCGTGTCTGATTGGTGCTGGATACGGCCAGATAAGCATGCATCTTTCACATTTTTACGATTATTTTGTTTGAAACTTTCAGATAGATTCCATTTATCAGATATTTAAATGCCTAAACAACAGAGTGGTTTTTTGATTGAGTTTTCCGGGCACATTTTGGTTGCCCTCATTGCTACGCCgctttctttatgtgatgatagtaTTATTTACAGAATACCTACGCTTTAGTTCCACATCTGAAATAGAAGAACCAAGTTGAATTATAATGTCTCGATGGTCTATTACTATTAACTTGTGTTGAAGTATTTTGGGCCACATGGTTCTAGGTCTATGCATTGAGCCTAATTAGAAGCTCATGTAGAAAAATACGGGTTGTGACAGGTGTCACATGTATCATCATAAGGTTCGATGAATTGAATTAGATTATGATAGCTTTTTGGTATATCTTCAgtaatttaattttgattttgatgtgcTGTCTTTAATCTctgacaaaagatccatgtagtcaaTTTCAAATAGTTAAAATTTACGGTTTTGTTGTCCTCATTTATATTTCTTTGATAGTAACCTTAACCCATAAGAGAAGAATTAAATCAGATTATAAGAGTTTGACAGTATATTTTAAGTAATCGAAAGAATTTTGGAACTGTCAGTTATCCTGTTGTGGTCGGTGTGGTGACAGGAAAGAGATCTTGGTGGAAGGCCTATGCGAGGGGTAACACCTTTGTGGTCTCGAGTTATATAACTGGACTCGGTCTTTGACCATGATCCTCTTAAATCAAGATCGATGCACATCTATTCATTGATTGTCGGCTATACACAAATTGGCCAGACCAAACAAAACTTAGTTAGTTCATCAATAAATGGTAAATCATTAGAAAAATGAACTTAGACTTGCATAATGGACTTGGAGTCGTAGGATGTGCATCCAATCTCGTTCATGAATAGATATCCTCTGATATCGTCATTACTTCTCCTATACTTAATTTAGGATATTGCAGATGTGCTTTTGGCTCCCTTTTGGATATTAATATCCAAAATTCGTGCATTAACCATAAATCTGATTCACCAGCCTGGTTCGTATATATAACTATGTCCGTATGAAGTCAAAGAGAGTGTGGCCTTTTCAGTATCAACCATATGCAATCACACTGTACTCTGACAGGACCAGCGACCAATCATTGTCCACGGCATTGAAAAGGATATATAGGATTCTAGGGCAGAAACCCACAGCAAAGCATTCAAAACAAATGGAGAgcattcctttctttttctccccTTAGTACATTACAGGTGAATAGAGAGACATCACAAGCCCGAACATTTGAGTAGGAAATTTGATGTATGAAGGACGTGGTAGGGAGGGCAGCAGCTGGATCAGtgatgatgctgctgctgctgctgctgcagcgttTGAGGAGCAGGGGCGGACGGTGGCAGCGGCTTGGGGCACTGGTAGCACTTGGCGAAGAGGCCGAAGGTGTCCACCTGCCTCACGAAGTTGGTCATGCTCGCCCATCCGCCGAGCCCGAAGCCGACCACCAGCACCCACCCCACCACGAAGGCGTTCACCGCGTACATCGCCGTCCAGCTGGGCAGGAAGAAGGGAGGCTTCTCTGCAGCATTCTGCAACAACAGCAAAGATGAGAATGAGAACTCTCTACGGTCGTCGGACGACACAAGTCTCCCGCACTACACCATCTCTGTTAGGAGCTGCAGCTACAGCCGTTTCGTGGGGTGGGATACATTGTATAATAGTTCATCGATCAAATCCAAACTACAGGGGGGGTTGTAATAGCGAGCTTACCTGCCGCGCGGATGGCGTTCGGTAGGTGAGCATGTGAGCCATGGCGGGGATGATGTAGACGGTGAAGCTGACGAGGAGCGCCCCGACCGCGGAGTTGATGGGGCCGAAGAAGGGGAAGATGATGGCCAGGAACCAGATGGGGACGACCACCGGGAGACGAACGAGGGCGCGGAGGCAGATGCTTTTGGTGTCATGCATCCCGATCACCTTCTCCCACACGAAGTAGAGCGGGGTGCAGGCGAAGCCGAAGGTGATGAACTGGTGGATCAACATGAGGATCACCGCCGCGTCCCTCCACCCCGTCTTGGGCAGCAGCGAGAAGGCGTTGGAGTGGGTGAGGAGCTGATCCCCGAAGGCCCAGTACATGGCGGCCGCCGACGGCAGCGTCAGCGCGAACACGTACACCGTAGCCAGCAGGTAGATGTTCTTGAACTTCTGCGGCTTCCACATGGCATGCATGATCTCCCTGCACAAGGAAGACGACGGAAAACAGAGCAGTTCTTTACTGCGATCGAGATGGAGACCGGGACCGGAGCCTACGGAAAAGTCGAAGTGAACACTCACACGGTGACGGCGTGGCCACCGAACGTGTAGAGTATGTTGGTGGCGCCCGTGAAGTACAACACCAGCTTCGTTGGACCCGAGTGGGTTACCTCTTCCGCCTGCATCATCCATCCAAAAAGGCACCTCGTCGTCGTCATTCCTCCTCATGGACGATGAACCAACAGACCAACTAGATTCTACCAAGCTGATCGAGCCATCTACTTAACCTGGCCATGGACGACGGCGGCGATGGTGAGGTACCAGGCGGTGTAGGTGGTCATGCCGAGGCCGAGAAAGGACCATATCCTGTAGTTATGGAAGGAGGGTATGAACACTGTCGTCGAGCAGCAGGCGCCaaatatgtatgtccatgtcctcTTATCCAGCCGGTCGTTGATGTAGTATATGTTGCTGCTCCGCCACCGGATCAGATCACAGAACGAAGGAGagggatggagagagagagagagagagagagagaaaggaagaagtACCTGGCACAGGCGATGAGCTGGATGACGGAGCCGAAGAGGAGGAAGGTGCAGTTGAAGGCGAGGCCGGCGGCTTTCCAGTACGGCCCCAGCAGCCCATCCAACACCTCGAACCACTGTCACAGATGAAACGGGCGAGAGAGGTCACATGGAATCTTTGGGAAGTTGGGTGTAGATGGGGATAAGAAGGAACCTTTTTCTTCTAAAGGTGGAAAGCAAATCAAGATCGAGAGTGGGCACCGAGGAAGAAGAGATGGGGGAGCTGACCTGGATAACGTGATTCTTGAAGCtgaccttctccttctcctttcgGGTGCGGTACTCGACGTAGAGTACGCTGATGAGGTACGCCGTCCAGCTGCCGAGGAAGCCGTAGAACAGCTGCAGGATCAGCCCCGACAGCATCCCCAACTGTGAGAACGAGTACGGCAGCGTCAACAGCACCTGCGCCACCTGCAACATCGCCACCGGTATCCCACACGACGACGACAACTCCATCGATCAGCGGAGACTAGCAAGAACAACACGAAAGGATCTCGATGGATATATAATCGATCGGCGTGGAGTACTTGATTGGAGGCGCAGCTGAACCAGGCGTCCCAGGCGGAGCCGCCGTGCCAGAGGAGGTTCTTCATGCTGAGTATGGACTCCTCTCCGTCCTCTTCCTTGCCGCCCCCCCCGCCGTCGCCATCTCCGTGCTCCGTCTCATTGTTGAGGGTAGTAATGCCGCTGGCCACGATGGCAGCTTCCTCCGCTTGCTTCTGCGGCACCATCTTCTCCTCGGTCTCCGAGCGTCGCCCCGAGATTCCCTTTCCCGgcccgcctcctcttcctcccgaCAGCAGCGGCGACGAAGCTGGACGAATCACGGTACACGACGTAAGATCTGGATCACAGAGAGGAACAATAAAGACGGCACCGACGACAGTAGGAGAGGAGGCGAATGAGACACGGATTGGATTCCTCACCTTCCTTTCCTCTGCGCTTCTCGTTCTCAGCACTGATCCGACCTGCCTTCCTTTATTGCACCTCCTCTACATCTTTCTCCGTGTGAGAGACTGCGAAGCGCTCATCCGCGCCGAAGACAGGGCCGAAGCCGCAGTAAACATACGCTGCTCGGAGCTCGAGCAACGAGGAGGGATCGAGTGCTGGTGGCAGCCTTTTAGCCGAAACGTACTTGCAAGTCCTCCTCCCGGTCGTTGGTGCTGCCGCTCACCGTGCTCTCTTCACAAGAATCGCTGCTGGGGAGTTAAAAGGGGGAGCACGTAAACTGAGACGAGGGATGTAAGAGtagccgcagcagcagcagcagaaggtaTATGATGGCAGAGAGTGCAGGAAAGTCTTAGCTGGATGGGTCCATCGCTTCACACCTTCATAAATGCCTCCGATCTTTGCTTTTTGTTGGTCTCAAAAAGCAAATAGCTTATCATAAATCTCAATAAGTTTCAAGGATTGTGATCATTTGGATCCACCAAAAAGATTACACATATCCGATTCAGCCAACAAATTCCTGTCATCAGTATCCGTCCATCCATCCATATGCTTGTGAATAGTTTTTGGACCTCAGGAAGCTATAAGCTAGAAGAGAAAAACCTGTGTTGCTTTCCTCATTAAGTTTGCTTTTCCTCTTGAATGGCCTTTTGGGTCAAACATCCTCTATTTGTGGTCCACAAACAACGAAAACATATAAAGAAAGAAGTGGCAATTGTTTGTTCGAAAATACTTATTGGAGATGGCAATAAGATTCGTATGGGAGTCGCATAGGGGTCATCATCGAGCGAGTAGGTGGGATGGGCAACTTACAGAGGGAGGACCAATCTCCTGCACTCTCCATTCCTCCCATGCCTCTCCACCATCCCTCGGTGCTGAGTCTTACCTGCAAGCGCATGTAGTTCTCGTCCGCTCCATCACATTTCTTGGGACTTACTGTCAGTGGCTCCATTTGTGCCTTGGAAGGACCACATGATTGAAGGAGGAGAAGGCGGCTTTGTAGGGTAATGACCCATGTTTACAACTGGGTCTCTCTTTATGTGCATGGCAGTCAGAGGCAGCACATGTGTGAAAAGGTCGAGAAGCAAGAAGACGGGAAGTGCAAAGATGAGGGGGAGGCGCACTTGGATGACTCTCACTGCTCCCCACTCACGTGTGCCGTCAGTCTTTGAAcgccacaagagagagagagagaggagcagcaATGCATTCATGCAGGCAGCAGGTTATGAGCTTGGTTGCAGGCTGCATGGCATCGTTTGTTGGGTGCTCAGACGTTCAAGCCTCGCCATTATGATGCTGGGAGAGAAAGGAATGCGGAAGGCATCGATAGGCTGATACATCACGGCCACCTCTTCTTGCCTGCTCCACCTTCACACCCCCTCCCTGTCTCCCTCTTGTCCGCCTCAGAGATGTCGATAAGGCGAGATCGATCCGCACATGGTGGTGTGTCCCATCGGGAAAAGGAAGCCCGGAGAGGTCATCTGCCTCCTGCCCAACTTAATGGGCGACAACCATGCAAGTGTTCCACCCATCCCGTCTCCTTCAGTGATAGACCATGCCTCTGGTGGTCTTAGCGCTGCTCCTCGCCCTTCGATGGCTGTCGATCGTATGCTACCGTTAGAATACACCGGAAGATATCTGGACATGGATTAAGGGTGAGGGTGATGGGATGCGGAGTAATGAAATCTTTGTCTTGTCTACCCACCGAAGCCTTGGAACAGCGAAACCACTGTGGGAGATTCTTCATCTTAACCGTTTGCTCTTCATACGTTGGTGT
This genomic stretch from Musa acuminata AAA Group cultivar baxijiao chromosome BXJ3-9, Cavendish_Baxijiao_AAA, whole genome shotgun sequence harbors:
- the LOC135649881 gene encoding thylakoid ADP,ATP carrier protein, chloroplastic-like isoform X2 — its product is MRRKEAVVVWRPIPGLGDAPRRFPPPRAVFASVSNGGDGGVASGVRDREKDKEDGREREAFPSPEQLLRHPLALLALVPDGAALFTAGAIAGAAAKTLTAPLDRAKLLMQTHGLRAVERTGKKAIGFIDAITLIGKEDGIKGYWKGNLPQVIRIIPYSAVQLFSYELYKKLFSKKDGELSIVGRLAAGACAGMTSTLVTYPLDVLRLRLAVEPGCRTMSQVALNMLRDEGLASFYSGLGPSLIGIAPYIAVNFCVFDLVKKSLPEKYQKRPETSLATALVSATIATLMCYPLDTVRRQMQMKGSPYNTIFDAFPGIVERDGFFGLYRGFVPNTLKNLPNSSIRLTTFDMVKSLISSGRKELERISAGNKVKLVS
- the LOC135649879 gene encoding auxin transporter-like protein 1, giving the protein MVPQKQAEEAAIVASGITTLNNETEHGDGDGGGGGKEEDGEESILSMKNLLWHGGSAWDAWFSCASNQVAQVLLTLPYSFSQLGMLSGLILQLFYGFLGSWTAYLISVLYVEYRTRKEKEKVSFKNHVIQWFEVLDGLLGPYWKAAGLAFNCTFLLFGSVIQLIACASNIYYINDRLDKRTWTYIFGACCSTTVFIPSFHNYRIWSFLGLGMTTYTAWYLTIAAVVHGQAEEVTHSGPTKLVLYFTGATNILYTFGGHAVTVEIMHAMWKPQKFKNIYLLATVYVFALTLPSAAAMYWAFGDQLLTHSNAFSLLPKTGWRDAAVILMLIHQFITFGFACTPLYFVWEKVIGMHDTKSICLRALVRLPVVVPIWFLAIIFPFFGPINSAVGALLVSFTVYIIPAMAHMLTYRTPSARQNAAEKPPFFLPSWTAMYAVNAFVVGWVLVVGFGLGGWASMTNFVRQVDTFGLFAKCYQCPKPLPPSAPAPQTLQQQQQQHHH
- the LOC135649881 gene encoding probable envelope ADP,ATP carrier protein, chloroplastic isoform X1, which codes for MRRKEAVVVWRPIPGLGDAPRRFPPPRAVFASVSNGGDGGVASGVRDREKDKEDGREREAFPSPEQLLRHPLALLALVPDGAALFTAGAIAGAAAKTLTAPLDRAKLLMQTHGLRAVERTGKKAIGFIDAITLIGKEDGIKGYWKGNLPQVIRIIPYSAVQLFSYELYKKLFSKKDGELSIVGRLAAGACAGMTSTLVTYPLDVLRLRLAVEPGCRTMSQVALNMLRDEGLASFYSGLGPSLIGIAPYIAVNFCVFDLVKKSLPEKYQKRPETSLATALVSATIATLMCYPLDTVRRQMQMKGSPYNTIFDAFPGIVERDGFFGLYRGFVPNTLKNLPNSSIRLTTFDMVKSLISSGRKELERISAGNKEHLIGCAEAKEGKI